From one Nematostella vectensis chromosome 7, jaNemVect1.1, whole genome shotgun sequence genomic stretch:
- the LOC125556716 gene encoding uncharacterized protein LOC125556716 produces the protein MTTAAKSRGSTSPATEDVLSEQGHVVRHAKEQGLVVRHVKEQGLVVRHAKEQGLVVRHVKEQGLVVRHAKEQGHVVRHVKEQGHVVRHAKEQGLVVRHVKEQGLVVRHAKEQGLVVRNAKEQGLVVLSSDTPRNKVLSSDTPRSKVLSSDTPRSKVLSSDTPRNKVLSSDTPRNKVLSSDTPRNRVLLSDTPRNKVLSSDTLLSVCDESRERIKAIDDVKQFQKLSGVVEAAENTKLVQYVCDIINSCQEVAKEHKGTEPTLIPVEGERMDFRMPIKSIVMVGC, from the exons ATGACCACTGCTGCCAAATCACGTGGTAGTACTTCCCCAGCCACAGAGGATGTTTTGAGC GAACAAGGTCATGTCGTCAGACACGCCAAGGAGCAAGGTCTTGTCGTCAGACACGTCAAGGAGCAAGGTCTTGTCGTCAGACACGCCAAGGAGCAAGGTCTTGTCGTCAGACACGTCAAGGAGCAAGGTCTTGTCGTCAGACACGCCAAGGAACAAGGTCATGTCGTCAGACACGTCAAGGAACAAGGTCATGTCGTCAGACACGCCAAGGAGCAAGGTCTTGTCGTCAGACACGTCAAGGAGCAAGGTCTTGTCGTCAGACACGCCAAGGAGCAAGGTCTTGTCGTCAGAAACGCCAAGGAGCAAGGACTTGTC GTCTTGTCGTCAGACACGCCAAGGAACAAGGTCTTGTCGTCAGACACGCCAAGGAGCAAGGTCTTGTCGTCAGACACGCCAAGGAGCAAGGTCTTGTCGTCAGACACGCCAAGGAACAAGGTCTTGTCGTCAGACACGCCAAGGAACAAGGTCTTGTCGTCAGACACGCCAAGGAACAGGGTCTTGTTGTCAGACACGCCAAGGAACAAGGTCTTGTCGTCAGACACCCTCCTCTCCGTCTGTGATGAGTCTCGAGAGAGAATCAAAGCCATTGATGATGTCAAGCAATTTCAGAAACTCTCAG GAGTCGTGGAAGCAGCCGAAAATACAAAGTTAGTCCAGTATGTGTGCGACATTATCAACTCTTGCCAGGAAGTCGCAAAGGAACACAAGGGAACAGAGCCTACTTTAATTCCCGTGGAGGGAGAGAGGATGGACTTTCGCATGCCTATCAAGTCGATAGTAATGGTGGGCTGTTAG
- the LOC5500044 gene encoding uncharacterized protein LOC5500044, which yields MVLHCVPIMIPIRILARCYPISRLDLDKEPYESLLRVYYDPYVDRSDLSNPASDAYDSSDVECVVFDPDNNSDSSTLSVFLERYMSDNWEGPEPYKEHHVIKGKKWVVTSDEGCSEDCYEDDVSSANKLGYASETDQLEGLC from the exons ATGGTGCTTCACTGCGTGCCGATCATGATACCAATAAGGAT tttggcTCGGTGTTACCCAATTAGCCGTTTAGACTTGGACAAAGAACCTTATGAATCCCTTTTACGTGTCTACTACGACCCTTATGTTGACCGAAGCGACTTGAGCAACCCCGCCAGCGACGCTTACGATTCCAGCGACGTTGAGTGCGTAGTGTTTGACCCCGACAACAACAGCGATAGCAGTACGTTATCCGTGTTTCTTGAGCGATACATGAGTGACAATTGGGAAGGGCCTGAACCTTATAAGGAGCATCACGTGATCAAGGGAAAGAAATGGGTGGTGACGTCAGACGAGGGTTGTTCTGAGGATTGTTATGAAGATGACGTATCGTCTGCCAACAAGCTCGGATACGCAAGCGAGACGGACCAGCTCGAGGGGTTATGCTGA